In the Helicobacter typhlonius genome, one interval contains:
- a CDS encoding DALR anticodon-binding domain-containing protein, translated as MESSFRDREIQKICDYLKSLSASFHSFYNTHKILQSPNESSILYVLMIVSQSLTLGLSLLGIKAKTRM; from the coding sequence ATAGAATCTAGCTTTCGCGATAGAGAGATTCAAAAAATATGTGATTATCTTAAAAGCCTCTCTGCTTCATTTCACAGCTTTTATAATACACACAAAATCTTGCAAAGTCCAAATGAATCAAGTATTCTTTATGTGCTAATGATTGTCAGCCAAAGCCTCACACTTGGATTATCTCTGCTTGGAATTAAAGCAAAAACAAGAATGTAA
- a CDS encoding branched-chain amino acid transporter permease, whose protein sequence is MSPEILHSVLLIALIALNTLLSCFLPFIIFAKSTPTFIVSLGKVLPSAIIAMLIIYCLKDMDLEHSPYGLNEIIAVLVVSYIHIVFKIPVLSIVCGTITYMILIQNAILDFIP, encoded by the coding sequence TTGTCGCCTGAAATTTTGCACTCGGTCCTTCTTATTGCACTTATTGCGCTTAATACTCTCTTAAGTTGCTTTTTGCCTTTTATTATCTTTGCTAAATCTACACCCACATTCATTGTCTCTTTAGGTAAAGTGCTGCCAAGTGCAATTATTGCAATGCTTATTATATATTGCCTTAAAGATATGGATTTAGAGCACTCTCCATATGGACTTAATGAAATTATTGCTGTCTTAGTAGTAAGCTACATACATATAGTGTTTAAGATTCCCGTTTTAAGCATTGTATGTGGAACTATCACTTATATGATATTAATACAAAATGCAATTTTAGATTTTATACCCTAG
- a CDS encoding AzlC family ABC transporter permease — MCQSSKAFIALKDAFPHTIPIMLGYIFMGAVFGILLQKTGYGAIWAAIMAVAIYGGTTQFIAVGLIASGAGLWESFVLVSMINARQIFYSISMLERFKRMGKKRYYMIYSLTDETLALLNLKSPKTGVDKQWFDFFIAALNQSYWVIGCTLGAALGGKLEFDSNGLDFVMSAIFVVIFIEQWRNKTMRIPALIGIIISLICLYIFGAQQFLIPSLVGICVILSLWRKPIVA; from the coding sequence ATGTGCCAGAGCTCAAAAGCATTTATTGCTCTTAAAGATGCTTTTCCACATACAATTCCTATTATGCTTGGTTATATTTTTATGGGTGCAGTATTTGGTATCTTATTGCAAAAAACAGGTTATGGTGCGATATGGGCAGCTATAATGGCAGTGGCTATTTATGGGGGAACGACACAATTTATTGCTGTCGGGCTCATAGCAAGTGGAGCTGGCTTATGGGAGAGCTTTGTGCTTGTTTCTATGATTAATGCACGACAAATTTTTTACTCTATAAGTATGTTAGAGAGGTTTAAACGTATGGGCAAAAAGCGTTATTATATGATTTATTCCCTCACTGATGAGACCCTTGCACTTCTTAATCTTAAGTCTCCCAAAACAGGAGTAGATAAACAATGGTTTGATTTTTTTATCGCTGCGCTCAATCAAAGCTATTGGGTTATAGGCTGCACTCTTGGAGCAGCACTTGGTGGAAAGCTTGAGTTTGATTCTAATGGACTTGATTTTGTGATGAGTGCTATTTTTGTTGTGATTTTTATTGAACAATGGCGTAATAAAACAATGCGTATTCCTGCACTCATTGGCATTATAATAAGTTTAATATGTTTATATATTTTTGGGGCACAACAATTTTTAATCCCCTCACTTGTGGGCATTTGTGTTATATTAAGCCTATGGAGAAAACCCATTGTCGCCTGA
- a CDS encoding MetQ/NlpA family ABC transporter substrate-binding protein: MKKLAALLLVGLAFVGCGDGKKDGESTAQEQNVGQDSKVILKVGATPVPHAEILEVIKSDLEKEGIDLQIVQFTDYVTPNSALNDGSLDANFHQHKPFLDSLKSDRGYTLEPIANIHIEPIGLYASKFKNIDELPNGAVVAIPNDPSNGGRALLLLEAENLIKLADSANLQATELDIVENPKELKIKPVEAALLPRTLDDVDAAVINGNYALQAGLSSANALILEGAQSPYANILVVQSTRVNDENLQKLKKALQSQKVKDFIQQHYQGEIVPVF, translated from the coding sequence ATGAAAAAACTAGCTGCATTATTATTAGTAGGATTGGCATTTGTTGGCTGCGGTGATGGAAAAAAAGATGGAGAATCCACCGCACAAGAACAAAATGTAGGGCAAGATTCAAAAGTTATTCTCAAGGTTGGTGCTACGCCTGTGCCTCACGCAGAGATTTTGGAAGTTATTAAGTCTGATTTGGAAAAAGAGGGCATTGACTTGCAAATCGTGCAATTCACGGATTATGTAACGCCAAATAGCGCACTTAATGATGGCTCACTTGATGCAAATTTTCATCAACATAAGCCTTTTTTGGATTCACTCAAAAGCGACAGAGGATACACACTAGAGCCGATTGCAAATATCCACATTGAGCCTATCGGGCTGTATGCAAGTAAGTTTAAAAATATTGATGAGTTGCCAAATGGCGCAGTTGTCGCTATTCCTAATGACCCAAGTAATGGTGGGAGGGCGCTTCTTTTGCTTGAAGCAGAGAATCTTATCAAATTAGCAGATTCTGCAAATCTTCAGGCTACCGAGCTTGATATTGTTGAGAATCCTAAGGAATTAAAGATTAAGCCTGTGGAAGCTGCACTTTTGCCACGCACATTAGATGATGTTGATGCAGCTGTAATAAATGGTAATTATGCCTTACAAGCAGGTTTAAGCAGTGCTAATGCGCTTATTTTGGAAGGTGCGCAATCCCCTTATGCAAATATTCTAGTTGTGCAAAGCACAAGAGTGAATGATGAGAATCTCCAAAAGCTTAAAAAAGCTTTGCAAAGCCAAAAGGTAAAAGATTTTATTCAGCAGCACTATCAAGGCGAGATTGTGCCTGTATTTTAA
- a CDS encoding AAA family ATPase: MIKRILIHNSPAFKDVELYMQGGFNVFSGASGSGKSVFMESLLAIFGIKESNADLIEANIALDSIDFDWETNGIPNDDDEIVLSILKKDKTRYFLNHISSSKKRLNEIVSGFAKHISTKGADELKNSNILRILDVFVGSKDSKHSVLLTQYEADFKHLNEAQNKLKDLESKEAHIASLKEFATFEISKIESLKPKEGEYEELLSLKKMLSKQEKIKEQLYQVRRALELTQSFEGFLNLVDKSCPSLVEGLNEFESIVQMHEEQLESLDELNAEEVLDRIAALAEFIRRFGSITQTLEYLAEQKQKLQEYENLSFDKQALQKQIETLAKSCEVNALTLHTNRQKHLAELNTRINELCAKLRLKESVLYLTQVPLSQNGISECAIMLGKSDANVLSSGEYNRLRLAMMCIQMEIEPRSGILVLDEIDANLSGEESEGVAQILKTLSRTYQIFAISHQTHMPSLADTHYLVEKKEGNSVITKLDFEGRVREVARIISGSNITDEALEFARAHLNKGAKS; the protein is encoded by the coding sequence ATGATTAAGCGGATTCTTATCCACAATTCTCCCGCGTTCAAAGATGTAGAATTGTATATGCAGGGGGGCTTTAATGTCTTCAGCGGCGCGAGTGGTAGCGGTAAGTCGGTATTTATGGAATCTCTTCTTGCGATTTTTGGTATCAAAGAGAGTAATGCAGACCTCATTGAGGCAAATATTGCGCTAGATAGCATTGACTTTGATTGGGAGACAAATGGGATTCCAAACGATGATGATGAAATCGTGCTTAGTATTCTTAAAAAGGATAAAACGCGCTATTTTTTAAATCATATCTCAAGCTCGAAAAAAAGATTAAATGAGATTGTGAGTGGATTTGCCAAGCATATCAGCACCAAGGGCGCAGATGAGCTTAAAAATAGCAATATTTTAAGAATCCTTGATGTGTTTGTGGGAAGCAAAGATTCTAAGCATAGTGTGCTTTTAACACAATATGAAGCGGATTTTAAACATCTTAATGAGGCTCAAAATAAGCTTAAGGATCTAGAATCTAAAGAGGCGCATATTGCCTCATTAAAGGAGTTTGCGACATTTGAAATTTCAAAAATAGAATCTTTAAAGCCTAAAGAGGGTGAGTATGAGGAGCTTTTATCACTCAAAAAAATGCTCTCCAAGCAGGAAAAGATTAAAGAGCAACTCTATCAGGTGCGCCGAGCACTTGAGCTAACACAGAGTTTTGAGGGTTTTTTAAATCTCGTGGATAAATCCTGCCCTAGCCTCGTTGAAGGCTTGAATGAGTTTGAATCTATCGTGCAAATGCACGAGGAGCAGCTAGAGAGTTTAGATGAGCTTAATGCCGAAGAAGTGCTTGATAGAATTGCTGCCTTAGCCGAGTTTATTCGCCGTTTTGGGAGCATTACGCAGACTTTGGAGTATCTCGCGGAACAGAAGCAGAAACTGCAAGAGTATGAGAATCTAAGCTTTGATAAACAAGCTTTGCAAAAGCAGATTGAAACACTTGCTAAATCTTGTGAGGTAAATGCACTCACATTACACACAAATCGCCAAAAGCACCTCGCAGAGCTTAACACGCGTATTAACGAGCTTTGCGCGAAGTTGCGCCTTAAAGAGAGTGTGCTATATCTCACGCAAGTGCCTTTAAGCCAAAATGGCATAAGTGAATGCGCGATTATGCTAGGAAAAAGCGATGCGAATGTCCTCTCCTCTGGGGAATACAATCGTTTGCGCCTTGCGATGATGTGTATCCAAATGGAGATTGAACCTCGAAGCGGTATTTTGGTGCTTGATGAGATTGACGCGAATTTAAGTGGTGAGGAGAGCGAGGGGGTGGCGCAGATTCTCAAAACACTTTCACGCACTTATCAAATCTTTGCTATCTCTCATCAAACGCATATGCCCTCCCTTGCGGATACGCATTATCTAGTGGAGAAAAAAGAGGGCAATAGCGTGATTACCAAGCTTGATTTTGAAGGACGTGTGCGCGAAGTAGCTCGTATTATTAGTGGCTCAAATATCACAGATGAAGCCCTCGAGTTTGCACGAGCGCATTTAAATAAGGGTGCAAAATCGTGA
- a CDS encoding cytochrome-c peroxidase, with the protein MKYCIYLLMLWVTYVYALPKNIESLRQMYLKPSSQWQKPFVDEGVKWQELAPLPKTPPYPDSNPYSKAKVELGEMLFNDPKLSVSNQIACASCHEKELGFGDGRKVSYGHNRQSGKRNAPSITMSAFSKELFWDGRADTLESQTLFPISDPKEMAYNPQSAAKKIAKIKAYKQKFKEAFGSEKITPELMAQAIATYERSTMLNPTRFDRFLNGKKDALKDKEIWGLHLFRTKGRCMNCHNGVSFSDGTYHNLGLHFIGRKYEDLGRYEVTHNNDDIGKFKTPSLRGVSRTAPYMHNGLFPHLIGVLNAYNAGMFHPKPPKNIDNQENTKALKSLPFPHTDPLLQKLNLTSDEIEALEAFLKTL; encoded by the coding sequence ATGAAATACTGCATTTATCTTTTAATGCTGTGGGTAACATATGTCTATGCCCTGCCAAAAAATATAGAATCTTTGCGACAAATGTATCTCAAACCCTCATCACAATGGCAAAAGCCTTTTGTTGATGAGGGAGTAAAATGGCAAGAACTTGCTCCATTGCCTAAAACCCCACCCTATCCAGATTCTAATCCCTACTCAAAAGCCAAGGTAGAACTTGGCGAAATGCTTTTTAATGACCCTAAACTTTCTGTTTCTAATCAAATTGCCTGTGCTTCTTGCCACGAGAAAGAATTAGGCTTTGGCGATGGTAGAAAGGTAAGCTATGGACATAATCGTCAGAGTGGTAAGCGCAATGCTCCAAGTATAACGATGAGTGCCTTTAGCAAGGAGCTATTTTGGGACGGCAGAGCAGACACTTTAGAATCTCAAACCCTTTTTCCCATATCTGACCCTAAAGAAATGGCTTACAATCCACAATCTGCTGCTAAAAAAATTGCCAAGATTAAAGCTTACAAGCAAAAATTTAAAGAAGCCTTTGGGAGTGAGAAAATCACTCCCGAGCTTATGGCACAAGCCATAGCTACCTATGAACGCTCCACTATGCTAAATCCCACGCGATTTGATAGATTCTTAAATGGTAAAAAAGATGCCCTTAAAGACAAGGAGATTTGGGGGTTACATCTTTTTCGTACAAAAGGTAGATGTATGAATTGCCACAATGGAGTAAGCTTTAGCGATGGGACATATCATAATCTAGGATTACATTTTATCGGGCGTAAATATGAGGATTTAGGGAGATATGAAGTAACACATAATAATGATGATATTGGCAAATTTAAAACTCCAAGTTTGCGAGGTGTATCAAGGACAGCTCCTTATATGCACAACGGATTATTCCCACATTTAATAGGGGTGCTTAATGCCTACAATGCAGGTATGTTTCACCCTAAGCCACCCAAAAATATAGACAATCAAGAAAACACAAAGGCACTTAAAAGTTTGCCATTTCCTCACACTGACCCACTCTTACAAAAACTTAACCTTACAAGTGATGAAATTGAAGCTTTAGAAGCATTTTTAAAGACTTTATAA
- a CDS encoding NFACT family protein: MQQMKTIISFKRKGDNLFVLVCENAQGARSRICFDMTRSQSGIFMSDEEVISPKVFCAPFDAKLAQCTTKARIESISVDGENRILRFLLEQKEQYKKQYFWLVCEFTGKHTNVVLCDKNFVVCEALRHIPEHKSSREVRVGKILKPLSQPTNPKPYEPIAIESVETLLYEAYKATYIKAKERKRGQILKSLKSKQNALMRSLETLPKQEGLLESAKTYAEYGGLIFSSLHLLPTHKITADSITLQDVNGNNVCVPLPELRDLQEAGNWYFNQSKKYQKKAAHLHKQVENLEERIQFIAHQIACIERFDEMAEVFAPPPKKQKDLHSKEGESFFIEGFKVSVGRNVKDNQRLLESARADDMWLHIRDVPSAHMIIHCGKKAPSEAILRKAGSVLVGLYAARKGVGDFVVDYTRRKFVKAAPGAQVVYAKYQSLHYRIRDDDKIC; this comes from the coding sequence ATGCAGCAAATGAAAACTATCATTAGCTTTAAGCGCAAGGGTGATAATCTCTTTGTGCTTGTATGCGAAAACGCGCAGGGCGCGCGAAGCAGAATTTGTTTTGATATGACGCGCTCACAGAGTGGCATATTTATGAGTGATGAGGAAGTTATAAGCCCAAAGGTTTTTTGTGCGCCATTTGATGCTAAACTCGCGCAATGCACGACAAAGGCGCGTATAGAATCTATCAGTGTTGATGGGGAGAATAGAATCCTGCGCTTTTTGTTGGAGCAAAAGGAGCAGTATAAAAAGCAGTATTTTTGGCTTGTATGTGAATTTACAGGTAAGCATACTAATGTGGTTTTGTGCGATAAGAATTTTGTCGTGTGTGAGGCTCTGCGCCATATCCCCGAGCATAAGTCAAGTCGTGAAGTGCGCGTGGGTAAGATTCTAAAACCTCTGTCACAGCCTACAAATCCTAAGCCTTATGAGCCTATCGCAATAGAATCTGTGGAGACTCTGCTTTATGAAGCTTACAAGGCGACATATATTAAGGCAAAGGAGCGCAAAAGAGGGCAGATTCTAAAATCCCTCAAATCAAAGCAAAATGCGCTTATGCGGAGCTTAGAGACGCTGCCTAAGCAGGAAGGGCTTTTAGAATCTGCAAAAACATATGCCGAGTATGGTGGGCTTATTTTTAGCTCACTTCATCTTTTGCCTACACATAAAATCACTGCGGATTCTATTACTTTGCAAGATGTGAATGGAAACAATGTATGTGTGCCACTCCCCGAGCTACGAGATTTGCAAGAGGCGGGGAATTGGTATTTTAATCAAAGCAAAAAATATCAAAAAAAGGCGGCACATTTGCATAAACAGGTTGAAAATTTAGAAGAGCGGATACAATTTATCGCACATCAAATCGCCTGTATAGAACGTTTTGACGAGATGGCTGAAGTCTTTGCGCCTCCGCCTAAAAAGCAAAAAGATTTGCATTCAAAAGAGGGAGAGAGTTTTTTTATAGAGGGATTCAAAGTGAGTGTGGGGCGCAATGTCAAAGATAATCAGCGACTTTTAGAATCTGCACGGGCTGATGATATGTGGCTGCATATACGCGATGTGCCAAGTGCGCATATGATTATCCATTGTGGCAAGAAAGCCCCGAGTGAGGCTATTTTACGCAAAGCCGGAAGTGTTTTAGTAGGGTTGTATGCGGCACGAAAGGGCGTAGGGGATTTTGTGGTAGATTATACGAGGAGGAAATTTGTCAAGGCAGCACCGGGCGCACAGGTAGTTTATGCGAAGTATCAAAGTCTCCACTACCGCATACGAGATGATGATAAAATATGTTGA
- a CDS encoding TonB-dependent receptor → MKINTINILFIAQVSMYADNGLTIPTFLQTNKQTKQVELPTSIITTTDETKSYQSSNSLSKNILESNPSGNGDITSILRILPNVQYDNAQLKSTTPGEIDPANISISGGLFYQNNFMLDGFNMNNDLNTIGGTDSNNLIGLPSSRPQGINIDTSLLESIIVQDSNVSAAYGRFTGGVVEANIRKPRNDSFHGNISYQYTSDKLTQYHIQESEESAFATSSDENYQPHFIKHLIRTNAEGYATKNLGLIGSFSTIQSYIPLNSYNVSRFVGGTELNSKREQKRISDNYYIKAHYNPTENFTLEANLGYMPQFNTYYNNLARDSYNTIQMGGYQAGVKTLLDTKGGLWTNSLGYSRLQNSRRSDSDFYRWWYYSAGDKNWTIPTNTNTGYVYEGGYGNIDQLQNTLNYKSDMTFESLELWKTAHTLRVGGELIYQDVSQHRLGNTYSSNGAPQGFTQNISNCGIDNFGLDTCSNAPFSRNGVLYLGQYINGIIIYNGGKVNLHNLSYGIYAEDDVKLDLQGYGEVNTRFGLRLDGDNYMDKHTLAPRFSLNYTAPWDNAYKSTFIFGVNRYYGRNLFSYRLYDSTLSQQNRYTRSLNNNVLSDWQLNTAYTSTQGTKFSQLNVPYDDELMVGISQNIHHFTTTLKYIHRNGKDEIMRRQRSASSGNAPALPGYSNSYNFYTNDGSSKSDIITLTFNNIAPINIFNIKHYYFLAFDLTNTKRTYNLFAADEAYYDDTDIMYNGQIIKYRDRPTDNYTRPYTLRLNTTHSFSIGRTKWLLNNFFRYRAGYDRMVLIPNNSPDRDPSFSGNQYGKMHFKGAFTWDMRIGFEVNVYKGNIFFMNLDVYNMLNTQNMTTTSSLNTLIYSTSTAVPVYEIGRQFWMQVGYKY, encoded by the coding sequence ATGAAAATAAATACTATAAATATACTTTTTATAGCTCAAGTGAGTATGTATGCAGACAATGGTCTTACGATTCCAACCTTTTTACAAACAAATAAACAGACAAAACAAGTTGAACTCCCCACATCAATTATAACTACCACAGATGAAACAAAGTCTTATCAAAGCAGTAATTCTCTCTCAAAAAATATTTTAGAATCTAATCCTAGTGGCAATGGCGATATAACTTCAATCCTTAGAATCCTTCCTAATGTGCAATATGATAATGCACAGCTAAAAAGCACAACTCCTGGAGAAATAGACCCCGCAAATATTAGCATCAGCGGAGGGCTTTTTTATCAAAACAACTTTATGCTTGATGGATTTAATATGAATAATGATTTGAATACTATTGGTGGGACAGATTCAAACAATTTAATCGGGCTGCCTAGCTCACGCCCACAAGGAATAAATATAGATACCTCACTCTTAGAATCCATCATTGTGCAAGATTCTAATGTCTCTGCTGCCTATGGGAGATTTACTGGTGGCGTAGTAGAAGCAAATATCCGAAAACCTCGCAATGATTCATTTCACGGGAACATTAGCTATCAATACACAAGTGATAAACTCACGCAATATCATATCCAAGAGAGTGAGGAATCTGCCTTTGCCACTTCAAGCGATGAAAATTATCAGCCCCATTTTATAAAGCATTTGATAAGGACAAATGCAGAGGGATATGCAACAAAGAATCTAGGGCTTATTGGCTCATTTTCAACCATACAAAGTTATATTCCGCTTAATAGCTATAATGTGAGTCGTTTTGTAGGTGGCACAGAGCTAAATAGTAAGCGCGAACAAAAGCGCATTAGCGATAATTACTATATCAAGGCACATTACAATCCCACAGAAAACTTTACTTTAGAAGCAAATTTGGGCTATATGCCACAATTTAATACCTACTACAATAATCTTGCAAGGGATAGTTATAATACTATACAAATGGGCGGCTATCAAGCTGGGGTTAAAACTTTGTTGGATACAAAAGGAGGGCTATGGACAAATAGCTTAGGCTATTCACGACTGCAAAATTCAAGGCGCAGTGATTCAGATTTTTATCGTTGGTGGTATTATAGTGCAGGAGATAAGAATTGGACAATCCCTACAAATACGAATACAGGATACGTATATGAGGGTGGATATGGAAATATAGATCAATTACAAAACACTCTAAACTATAAAAGTGATATGACTTTTGAGTCATTAGAGTTATGGAAAACCGCACATACCCTCCGCGTAGGTGGGGAGCTAATCTACCAAGATGTGAGTCAGCATAGATTAGGCAATACATACTCAAGCAATGGTGCACCGCAAGGCTTTACTCAAAACATTTCAAATTGTGGAATAGATAATTTTGGCTTGGATACCTGCTCTAACGCTCCTTTTTCAAGAAATGGTGTTTTATATCTAGGGCAATATATAAATGGCATCATAATATACAATGGTGGTAAAGTAAATCTCCATAACCTCTCCTATGGCATTTATGCTGAAGATGATGTAAAGCTTGATTTGCAAGGATATGGGGAGGTAAATACGCGCTTTGGGCTTAGGCTTGATGGTGATAATTATATGGATAAGCATACCCTAGCGCCTCGATTCTCGCTGAATTATACTGCGCCTTGGGATAATGCCTATAAAAGCACCTTTATATTTGGGGTAAATCGCTACTATGGACGCAATCTTTTCTCTTATCGTCTTTATGATTCTACACTTTCACAACAAAACAGATATACAAGAAGCTTAAACAACAATGTCCTTAGTGATTGGCAACTCAACACAGCTTACACAAGCACTCAAGGCACAAAATTTAGCCAACTCAATGTGCCTTATGATGATGAGCTAATGGTAGGAATCTCCCAAAATATACATCATTTTACCACCACACTTAAGTATATTCATCGTAATGGTAAAGATGAGATAATGCGCAGACAAAGAAGCGCATCAAGTGGCAATGCCCCTGCACTTCCCGGATATAGCAACAGCTATAATTTTTATACCAATGACGGCAGTTCAAAAAGCGATATTATCACTCTTACATTCAACAATATTGCCCCTATTAATATATTCAATATTAAACATTATTATTTTTTAGCATTTGATTTGACAAATACCAAACGCACTTACAATCTTTTTGCTGCTGATGAAGCTTATTATGATGATACGGATATTATGTATAATGGGCAGATTATAAAATACCGCGATAGACCCACAGATAATTACACGCGTCCATACACCCTGCGTCTTAATACTACGCATAGTTTTAGCATTGGACGCACTAAGTGGCTATTGAATAACTTTTTTAGATACAGGGCAGGATATGACAGAATGGTGCTTATTCCTAACAATAGCCCCGATAGAGACCCTAGCTTTAGTGGTAATCAATATGGAAAAATGCACTTTAAGGGTGCTTTTACTTGGGACATGCGTATAGGCTTTGAAGTCAATGTTTATAAAGGCAATATATTCTTTATGAATCTTGATGTGTATAATATGCTTAATACACAAAATATGACCACAACAAGTTCCTTAAATACTCTCATATATTCAACTAGCACCGCTGTGCCCGTATATGAAATAGGACGACAATTTTGGATGCAAGTAGGATACAAGTATTAA
- a CDS encoding flavodoxin: protein MKKIGLFYGSDGGTTQEVAQKIADKLGDCQIFDVASSKADDLSAFENLIFATPTYGSGDLQDDWDSFLSSIDEAAFSGKTIALVGLGDQEIYSETFCNGIAHIYEKVSKQGKIIGQTSTDGYTFDESLAVVNGKFVGLVIDEVNQEDMTDSRIQAWVKTLKGAFA, encoded by the coding sequence TTGAAAAAAATTGGTTTATTTTATGGAAGCGATGGTGGCACTACGCAAGAAGTTGCTCAAAAAATTGCTGATAAATTAGGCGATTGTCAAATATTTGATGTTGCTTCAAGTAAAGCTGATGATTTAAGTGCATTTGAGAATCTTATTTTTGCTACACCTACTTATGGTTCAGGTGATTTACAAGATGATTGGGATAGTTTTCTTTCTAGTATTGATGAAGCTGCTTTTTCAGGTAAAACTATCGCTCTTGTAGGGCTTGGCGACCAAGAAATTTATAGCGAAACTTTTTGTAATGGTATTGCACATATTTATGAAAAAGTATCAAAACAAGGAAAAATTATTGGACAAACAAGCACAGATGGCTACACTTTTGATGAGAGTTTGGCAGTTGTAAATGGAAAGTTTGTAGGCTTAGTCATTGATGAGGTTAATCAAGAAGATATGACAGATAGCAGAATTCAAGCGTGGGTAAAGACACTTAAAGGTGCTTTTGCTTAA